In the Malaya genurostris strain Urasoe2022 chromosome 1, Malgen_1.1, whole genome shotgun sequence genome, one interval contains:
- the LOC131425768 gene encoding uncharacterized protein LOC131425768 yields MPTINFTFKDAIFSSLWLWTELHLLAIAVLLSSVFIFLRKMSSERMPLHKRTVLITNGTETLSQALRDELIEKYDCRVVLVCAENQKPISQPRSSEPVFECDLTNRQQVAELASIVKEKLGLIEVVIHLESSVSVGCTPEQIEHFVSQSSYDILGFINILTKFVPVMLSHGGGRIVSIRNKTKNSKALLDSEREYHDLVKNVSLSTQAIAISGPESIKLSTILCDRLHQPQQKQQRENGRLPTGTKQAFNHNVTDRELAQRILKGIESEQSIVQVSTRRSLLELCSSGIAQLATIGLDQFQRRKAPKISIKLQ; encoded by the exons ATGCCCACCATCAATTTTACGTTCAAAGATGCGATATTTTCCTCTTTGTGGCTGTGGACCGAACTTCATCTACTGGCGATTGCTGTTCTACTATCGTCGGTATTTATTTTCCTCAGAAAGATGTCCTCGGAACGAATGCCACTACACAAACGAACTGTTCTG ATCACCAACGGAACCGAAACGTTGTCGCAAGCCCTTCGTGACGAGCTAATAGAAAAGTATGACTGTCGAGTTGTTCTGGTGTGTGCAGAAAATCAAAAGCCGATCTCCCAGCCACGGAGCTCGGAACCGGTATTCGAGTGTGATTTAACCAATAGGCAGCAGGTGGCAGAGTTGGCTAGTATAGTTAAGGAAAAATTGGGTCTTATCGAGGTTGTGATACATCTGGAATCTTCCGTCAGTGTTGGTTGCACACCAGAACAAATAGAACATTTCGTCAGTCAGTCGTCGTATGACATTTTAGGATTCATTAAT atattAACCAAATTCGTTCCAGTTATGCTTAGCCATGGTGGTGGAAGGATTGTTTCCATTCGAAACAAGACCAAAAACAGTAAAGCACTTCTGGACAGTGAGCGTGAATATCATGATCTCGTAAAAAATGTTTCACTATCAACACAAGCTATCGCGATCAGTGGTCCAGAAAGCATCAAACTTTCAACCATCCTATGTGATCGGCTCCATCAACCACAGCAGAAGCAACAAAGAGAAAACGGACGATTACCAACAGGCACGAAACAAGCATTCAACCATAACGTGACCGATCGTGAGCTAGCTCAAAGAATCCTAAAGGGGATCGAATCGGAACAATCGATCGTGCAAGTCAGCACGCGACGCAGTTTGCTGGAACTTTGTTCCAGCGGTATCGCACAACTAGCAACCATCGGACTGGATCAGTTCCAGCGACGGAAAGCTCCGAAAATTTCAATTAAGctacaataa